Sequence from the Drosophila subpulchrella strain 33 F10 #4 breed RU33 chromosome 3R, RU_Dsub_v1.1 Primary Assembly, whole genome shotgun sequence genome:
TTCCGGCTCCGTTGAGTGCTCCTCGGATTTTTCTGcctttgcaagcttcatcaATTGCGTTATTGGATGCGGATTAATGCGCTTGCGGCTGCGCAGATAGCCACATCGTGAGGTACGCGGCGTTCTATCGGGCGGATGCATT
This genomic interval carries:
- the LOC119562874 gene encoding uncharacterized protein LOC119562874 → MHPPDRTPRTSRCGYLRSRKRINPHPITQLMKLAKAEKSEEHSTEPESSSNPESQPAVQDSGTDGDQDIGKLFKNSF